GCGCGACTCCGGTCGCATCGTCCAGCTCGGCGACGCGGACAGTCAGGATATGGTGCTGGCCGCTGTCGGTCACGTTGTCCTGCCGATGCTCCCTTCCCCCACCGTGCTCAGCCTTCGCTGCGGTAGTTCGGCGCCTCCCGGGTGATGGTCACGTCATGGACGTGGCTCTCGCGCAGGCCGGCATTGGTGATCTTCACGAAACGGGCATTCGCCTGCAGATCCTCGATGGTCTGGCTGCCGGTATAGCCCATCGCCGCCTTCAGCCCGCCGACCAGCTGATGCACCACGGCGCCCAGCGGCCCCTTGTAGGGCACCTGGCCTTCGATGCCTTCGGGCACCAGCTTCAGCGTGTCCTTCACTTCCTGCTGGAAATAGCGGTCCGCCGAGCCGCGCGCCATGGCGCCGACCGACCCCATGCCGCGATAGGATTTGTAGGACCGGCCATTATAGAGGAACACCTCGCCCGGGCTTTCGTCGGTGCCGGCGAACAGCGAGCCGATCATCGCGACATTGGCGCCCGCGGCGATGGCCTTGGCCAGATCGCCGGAGAACTTGATGCCGCCATCGGCGATCACCGGCACGCCCGCCTCGCGGCACACGGCGCTGGTGTCCATGATCGCGGTCAGCTGCGGCACGCCGACGCCCGCAACGATGCGGGTGGTGCAGATGGAGCCCGGCCCGATGCCGACCTTCACCGCGTCGGCACCGGCGTCGATCAGCGCCCTGGCGGCTTCCGCCGTCGCCACATTGCCGGCGATGACCTGGGTGTAGTTGGACAGCTTGCGCACCTTGCCGACCGCCTCGATCACCTTCAGCGAATGGCCATGCGCGGTATCGACCACCAGCACATCGACCTCGGCGTCGAACAGCGCCTCGGCCCGGGCCAACGCCTCGTCGCCGGTACCGACGGCGGCGGCGGCGCGCAGGCGGCCCTTGCCGTCCTTGGTGGCCGTCGGATAGAGCTGCGCCTTCTCCATATCCTTGACCGTGATCAGGCCGATACAGCGATAGGCGTCATCGACCACCAGCAGCTTCTCGATGCGATGGCGATGCAGCAATTCCTTGGCCTGCTCGCCCTCGATGCCCTCGCGGACCGTGATCAGATTGTCCTTCGTCATCAGCTCGCGCACCGGCTGCGCCGTGTTGCGGGCGAAGCGGACATCGCGGTTGGTGAGGATGCCGGCCAGCTTGCCGGTTTTCTGCTCGACGACGGGAATGCCGGAGATATGGTGCTGCGCCATCAGGCCCAGCGCCTCGCCCAGCGTGGCGTCGGGGTCGATGGTCACCGGATTGATGACCATGCCGGATTCGAATTTCTTGACCCGCCGCACCTCCTCGGCCTGCCGTTCGATCGACAGGTTGCGGTGGATCACGCCGATGCCGCCGGCCTGCGCCATGGCAATCGCCAGCCGGCCCTCGGTCACGGTGTCCATGGCGGACGAAATAAGGGGGATACCAAGCTCTATGGACCGGGTGAGACGGGTACGGGTGTCCACCTCGGTGGGCATGACCCGCGACTCTGCCGGCTCGAGCAGCACGTCGTCGAAGGTCAGCGCGTCACGAATCTGCATTGCGCCTCCATGCAAACGGGGCCGCACTATACACGAGTGCTGCGTCCTGTGAAGTACCAGATCGGGGAAAAAGGTGGCTTTTCTGATGCGCCCCGGCCAAGCCGCTCGACCGCCAGGTGACGGCCTTGCCCGACACGGTGAAGACATCGTAGGGATGGGCCTTGCTAAAGCCACCAGCGATGCCGAATATATTCGATAGGATTTTGGCCAAAGCGGTAGGAATTGATGACACGGCTTCTCAGGTGCCATGCGGAACAAAGCGGCGATGGGTGGGAGGCGACCTGCCTCGACCTCGACATCGCCGTGCAGGGCGACAGCTTCGAGGATGTCTATGCCGCGCTGCAGGACGCCGTCACGCTTTATCTGGAAACCGTCGCCGATCTTCCGGAACAGGATCGGCGGCGCCTCCTGAACAGGCCGGCCCCGCTGCCGTCACGCCTGCGCTTTCTCGGCTATGCGATCCGCAATGTCCTGTCGGACAGCCTGACAGGCCGGACCGCGTCGGCGGAGTTCACCCTGCCGATGGCCGCCTGATCAGCGGAACAGCGATTTCGGCAATCCACTCTGGCGGATCATTGAGCCTAGTGTACCCTGCTTGACCTCGTCGCCCTCGCGGGTGCAGGCGACCACGACAATTTTGGTTTCCCCATTCACCATGCCGCGATAAGTCCGGTGACTGCCCCGCTGGCGGGCCAGTTCGAAGCCGTTCGCTTCAAGAATACGCAGGAAGTCCCGGAAGTTCATGCAGCTATCGTGAACTGGCGGGTAGGTTCCTTCAATCAGAACGTTTGCGCAATATCTAGGGCTCGTATCCTCAGTACATACTACATTTAGCGATTCCGTCTGAAGTGCTCCCTACCCCCGCCGACTAGGCCTTCTTCTTGCCGTAGCCGCCGCCGCCCGGCGTTTCGATGATGAATACGTCGCCCGGCTTCATCTCGATCTGGTCGGTGTGCTTCAGCTCGACCACGGTGCCGTCGGTGCGCTCGACGGCGTTGCGGCCAGTCTTCGCTTCCTCGCCCCCGGCCATGCCGTAAGGCGGGATGCGGCGATGGCCGGACAGCATGGCCGCCGTCATCGCCTCGCGGAAACGGATGCGGCGAACCACACCATCGCCACCCTTGTGCAGCCCGGCGCCGCCAGAGCCCTCGCGGATGCGGAAATCCTCGACCAGCACCGGGAAGCGCCATTCCAGCACCTCCGGGTCGGTCAGGCGGCTGTTGGTCATATGCGTGTGGACGGCGCTGCAGCCGTCGAAATCCGGCCCGGCGCCGGAGCCGCCGCAGATCGTCTCGTAATACTGGTAGGTCTCGTTGCCGAAGGTGAAATTGTTCATCGTGCCCTGCGCCGCCGCCATCACGCCGAGCGCGCCATACAGCGCATCGGTGATGCATTGCGAGGTCTCGACATTGCCGGCGACCACGGCGGCCGGGTAGTTCGGATTCAGCATCGAGCCCTTGGGGATGATGACTTCCAGCGGCTTCAGGCAGCCCTCATTCATCGGGATATCGTCATCGACCAGCGTGCGGAACACATACAGCACGGCGGCCTTGCACACGGCGGAGGGCGCGTTGAAGTTGGTCTTCTGCTGCGGGCTGGTGCCGGTGAAGTCGATCTTCGCCGAACGCTTCTCGCGGTCGATGGAAACCGTCACCTTGATGACGCTGCCATCATCCATCTCATAGGCGAAGCTGCCATCCTTCAGCACGCCGATGACGCGGCGCACCTGCTCCTCGGCATTGTCCTGGACGTGCTGCATATAGGCCATGACCACGTCGAGGCCGAAATGCCCGACCATCTTGCGCAGCTCGGCCACGCCCTTCTCGTTGGCGGCGATCTGCGCCTGAAGATCGGCGACATTCTGCGTCACGTTGCGCACCGGATATTTCCCGCCGGTCAGCAGGGCGACCAGCTCCTTCTCGCGGAAGGCGCCCTTATCGACCAGCTGGAAATTGTCGATCATCACGCCTTCCTGATCGACGGTCACCGAATCCGGCGGCATCGAGCCCGGCGTGGTGCCGCCGATATCGGCGTGATGGCCGCGCGAGGCGACATAGAACAGGATTTTCCGGCCGGCCTCGTCGAACACCGGGGTGATGACGGTGACGTCCGGCAGATGCGTGCCGCCATTATAGGGCGCGTTCAGCGCATAGACATCGCCGGGCCGGATATCCGGGTTCTCGCGCACCACGGTGCGCACGCTCTCGCCCATCGATCCCAGATGCACCGGCATGTGCGGCGCGTTGGCGATCAGATTGCCTTCTTCGTCGAAGATCGCGCAGGAGAAATCCAGCCGTTCCTTGATGTTCACCGAATAGGCGGTGTTCTGCAGCGTCACGCCCATCTGCTCGGCGATCGACATGAACAGATTGTTGAACACTTCCAGCATCACCGGATCGACCTGGGTGCCGATGGCGACGCGGGTCGGCAGCGCCTTCACCCGGCGCAGCACCATATGATCGCGGGTCGTGACCTCGGCCTGCCAGCCCGGCTCCACCACCGTGGTGGCATTAGCGTCGGTGACGATGGCCGGGCCATCGACAATGCAGCCCGGCAAGAGGTCGAGGCGGTCATAGACCGGGGTGTCGTGGCGCTCCGCGCCGCAATACATCGGCAGATTGCCCTTGGCCGCCGGCAACACACCGCTGCCGGATTCCAGCACCGGGTCCTCGGCGGAATCGGTGACGCCGATCACCTCGACCGACAGCGCCTCCACCACCATGCCCTTGCCTTCCATGGAGAAGCCATAGAGCTGTTTGTGCGCCTCGACGAAGCGCTCGGCGATCTCCTGCCGGCTGCCGAACTCCACCACCTGCGCGGTATCGGAGCCGTCATAGCGCACATGGACCTTGCGCAGCACCTTGATGTGGTCGTCCTCTACGCCCTGGCCCTGCATCTCGGCGACGCCTTCCTCGGCCAGTACGTCGAGCTGGCTGGCGAGGCCGGCGATAAGATCGTCGGCCAGCTTCGCCTCGACCGCCTTTTCCTTCAACACGCGCAAATCGGCCAGCCCCATGCCATAGGCTGACAGCACGCCGGCAAAGGGGTGGATCAGGATGGTCTTCATGCCCAGCGCATCTGCCACGGAACAGGCATGCTGCCCGCCGGCCCCGCCGAAGCAGTTCAGCGCATAGCGCGTGACGTCATAGCCGCGCTGCACGGATATCTGCTTGATCGCGTTCGCCATGTTCTCGACCGCGATCTTCAGGAAGCCCTCGGCGACCTCCTCCGGTGTGCGCGTCACGCCCATCGACTTCTCGATCTCGGCGGCCATTTCGGTGAATTTCCGGCGCACCACATCGGCGTCCAGCTTCTCGTCGCGCTTCGGCCCGAACACCGGCGGGAAGAAATCCGGATGCAGCTTGCCGACCATCACATTGGCGTCGGTCACGGTCAGCGGCCCGCCGCGGCGATAGCAGGCCGGCCCCGGATTGGCGCCCGCCGATTCCGGGCCGACGCGGAAGCGTGATCCGTCGAAGAACAGGATCGAGCCGCCACCCGCCGCCACGGTGTGGATGCGCATCATCGGCGCGCGCATCCGCACACCGGCGACCATGGTCTCGAAGGCGCGCTCATACTCGCCGTTGAAATGCGACACATCGGTCGAGGTGCCGCCCATGTCGAAGCCGATCACCTGATCGAAGCCGGCCATCTGCGCGGTCTTCACGCAGCCGACCACGCCGCCGGCCGGGCCGGACAGGATGGCGTCCTTGCCCTGGAACAGGAAGGCGTCGGTCAGGCCGCCATTGGACTGCATGAACATCAGGCGGGTGTCGCCCAGTTCTCCCGCCACGCGATCCACATAGCGGCGCAGGATCGGCGAGAGATAGGCGTCCACTACCGTGGTGTCGCCGCGCCCGACCAGCTTCATCAGCGGGCTGACCTGATGGCTGACGGAAATCTGCGTGAAGCCGATCTCCTTCGCAACCTTCTCCAGCGCCGCCTCATGGTCGGTGTAGCGGTAGCCGTGCAGCAGCACGATGGCGAGCGATCGGATGCCGCTGTCGAACATCGCCTGCAGATCCGTGCGCGCCGCTTCGAGGTCAAGCTTGGTCAGCACCTCGCCCTGGGCGGTCAGCCGTTCGTCGATCTCGACGACGCGCTCATACAGAAGTTCCGGCAGGGTGATCTTGCGGGTGAACAGATGCGGGCGGTTCTGGTAGGCGATGCGCAGCGCGTCGCGGAAGCCCCTGGTGATCGCCAGCGCCGTGCGCTCGCCCTTGCGTTCCAGCAGCGCGTTGGTGGCCACGGTGGTGCCCATCTTCACGGCCTCCACCTGCTCCGCCGGGATATCCTCCTCGGATGTGCGGCCCAGCAGCTCGCGGATGCCCTGTAGCGCGGCATCGGCATAGGATTCGGGATTTTCCGAAAGCAGCTTGTGGGTGACCAGCGACCCATCCGGCTTGCGCGCCACGATATCGGTGAAGGTGCCGCCCCGGTCGATCCAGAACTGCCACTCGCCCGCGCCGATCATCTGTGCCGCCATGTTCCGTCACCCTGCTACGATCCTGCGATCTTGTCGCACTGCGGTAACGTACCTAGCAACTTCCCATGGTCCTGTCACGGCCCCCCGTCACGCCCCCCGTCACGCCGGTCACACGCGGGGCTATGGCGCCGTGTCCTGCACGGCCAGGCTAACCAGCCCGGCGATTGCCGCCTCGGGGGTTAGCCGGGCGGTGTCGATCACCACATCGGCTTCCGGCCAGGGGCGGTAGTCGCGCGCCTGCACGGCGGCCCAGTCGGGTTGCCGGTGCCCCGCTATGTCGGCAGCACGGCCCTCCACCCGGCGGCGGTGCTCCGCCGTATCGGAGCAGATGATTTCGACCTGGAGCAGACCGGCGCCGGCGGTGCGGGCGACAGCGGCCCAGCCGTCGCGGCTTTCGGGGACCGGGTTCACGCAGTCGGCGATGACAGTATGGCCGATCTCCAGATTGCTGCGGGCCAGCGCCATCGCCGCCAGATAGCCGGCGGCCTGCACCTCGCCCGACAATTCGCCGGACTCGCGGAGCGCCTGCTCAGCCTCGTCGATGCGCAGATAGACTGCCCGCAGCCGGTCCGCCAGCGCGCGCGACAGCGTGGTTTTACCGGTTCCCGGCAGCCCGCCGAACACGATCAGCATGATCCCTCCTCGGATAAGGCCGGCATCCTATCCTGCCGGCCCCTGCCGGGAAACTATGCTGGGAACCTAGGCCGCTTTCGCGCCGAGCTGCTCGAAGAAGCTGCCGACCGTGGTTTCCATCAGCCCGAAGGCTTCCTGGGCATAGCTGATCTGGTCGGGCAGGCCGAGATCGACAGTCAGCTCCGCTTCGCCATGATCGAACCGCATTTTCGGGTCGAACTTGCGCGACAGCGCCATCAGCCGGCGATTGTCGGACAGGCAGAACAAAGTCACCCGGCGCACCCCGCGATTGCGGGCCAGCGTGACGACGCGGCGCATCAGCTGCGTGCCGATGCCGCGCCCCTCGAATTCCGACTCGACGGTGATCGCCAGCTCGGCCTCGTCCATCCAGCCATTATGGGCGCGGATGACGAAGACGGCGCCGCGCAGCACGCCATCGACAAAACAGCCGAAACTGATGCAGCGAAGCCAGTCGATGCTCTTGGTTTTGTTGGAGAGATAGCCGTCATCGACAAAGCCGCCGAAGCGGTAATAGCGCTGTTCGCGCGTCAGCCGCGCCAGATGATCGGCGTAAGCGGTGGAATCGGTCGGCCAGAGACGTCTGTAAACAATCATTGGGGCACCTAACCTGCTGCGGGTACCCTCCCTGGGCCTTGCGGCCGCGACCATCCTTCAGGCCAAAGCCCGGCGGACGGCTTGTATCGTATCGTCGCTTCTGCGATACGTTGCTGTGCGGAGCAATGTTGCACTGCACAATAGACGATACATAAATGTTGTGTCCGCGCGCCCATGTCAACGAGTATCTCGTGGCAACCGGTACTGGTGCCCTGCGGCATTTCTGGGTAGGGTCGGGGCAAAGCGGAAGACTGAGCGAAATATATGAGCATTTGGGGCAAGATCATTGGCGGCGCGGCAGGATTCGCGCTGGGCGGACCGTTGGGCGCGCTGCTGGGCGCGCTGGCCGGCCATGCCGTGGACAAGATCCGCGCCATCGACACCGTCGAGCCGTCGCCGCAGCGCGACGAAGATGGCACACGCAAGATCGCCTTCACCATCGGCGTGATCGTGCTGGGCGCCAAGATGGCGAAGGTGGACGGCATCGTCAGCGAGCGCGAGATCCGCGCCTTCAAGGAAGTGTTCCGCGTCCCGCCCGACGAGATCAAGAATGTCGCCCGGGTTTTCAACCTGGCCAAGCGCGACGCGCGCGGCTTCGAACCCTATGCACGGCAGATCGCGGGTCTGTTCGAGCCCGGCTCGCCGGTGCTGGAGGAACTGCTGGCCAGCCTGTTCCACATCGCCAAGGCGGACGGACGGCTGCACGATGCCGAGATCAGCTATCTGAAGGAGGTGGCGCGCATCTTCGGCTTCGACGAATTCGCCTTCGAGCGGATCCGCGCCCAGCATACCGGCGAGGCGTCCGGCGATCCCTACACGGTGCTGGGCATCGCCGCCGACGTCGATGACGAGACGGTGAAGAAGACCTATCGCGACCTGATGCGCGAGAACCATCCCGACCGGCTGATGGCACAGGGCCTGCCGCAGGAATTCATCGAGATCGCCAACGAGAAGGTCTCGGCGATCAATGCCGCCTATGACCGCATCCGCAAACATCGCGGGATGAAATGAGCCTTCGCAAACGGACGGCCCTTCCCGGCCGGCAGTCATAAATATGGCGAGCAATCCCCCCATCGTGGCACTGCGCGGCGCCAGTTTGAGCTTCGGTGGCAATCCGGTGTTCGAGAATGCCGACCTGCCCGTGGCCATCGGCGACCGGCTGTGCCTGGTCGGCCGCAATGGCAGCGGCAAATCGACCCTGATGAAGGCGCTGGCCGGCCTCATCGACATCGATTCCGGCGAACGCTTCCGGCAGCCCGGCGCGCGCATCGCCTATCTGCAGCAGGAGCCGAACTTCACCAAAGGCAGCACCGTCGGCCAGTATGTCGCCGAGGGGCTGCCGCCGGTGCAGGACAATGCGCCACGCGATCATCTGATCGAATCCGTCGTGCGCAAGCTGGGCCTTGCCCCGGAAACGCCGACCGAGCGCCTGTCGGGCGGCGAGAGCCGGCGCGCGGCGCTGGCCCGCACGCTGGTCTCCGACCCCGATGTGCTGCTGCTGGACGAGCCGACCAACCATCTGGACCTGCCGACCATCGAATGGCTGGAGCAGGAACTGGCCGGCTTTCGCGGTGGCATCCTGCTGGTCAGCCATGACCGCGCCTTCCTGACGCGGCTGGGGCAGAAGACCTACTGGCTGGAGCGCGGCGATCTGCGGCGCACCAACCAGAGCTTCGCGCATTTCGAGGACTGGGCCGACAAGCTGCTGGCCGATGAGGAGATGCAGGCGCAGAAGCTGAACCGCCGCATCGCCGAGGAAACCCGATGGCTGCGCGAGGGGCTGACCGCCCGGCGCAAGCGCAATATGGGCCGGGTGAAGGCGCTGATGGTCAATCGGCGGGAGCGTGCCGAGCGCATCCGCCCGTCCGGCCGCATGACCGTCTCGGTGGAGACCGCCGATGGTGCCGGCACGGCGATCATCGAGGCCAACCACATCAGCAAATCTTTCCCGCAGCCGGACGGCACCGAGAAGCTGCTGGTGAAGGATTTCTCGACCCGCATCCTGCGCCGCGACCGCATCGGCCTGATCGGCCCGAACGGTGCCGGCAAGACCACGCTGCTGAAGATGCTGATCGGCGCGACGAAGCCGGACAGCGGCCGGGTGAAGATCGGCTTCGGCGTGGAGATCGCCTATTTCGACCAGAAACGCGAGCAGCTCAATCCCGCCACCAGCCTGTGGGAGACGCTGGCGCCCGGCGGCGACACTGTCTTCATCAACGGCAAGCCCAAGCATGTGGCGACCTATCTGAAGGAATTCCTGTTCCAGGACCGCCAGTTCCGCAGCCCGGTCGGCAGCCTGTCGGGCGGCGAGCGCAACCGCCTGCTGCTGGCCAAGCTGTTCAGCCAGCCGCATAATTTCCTGGTGATGGACGAACCGACCAACGATCTCGACATGGAGACGCTGGACCTGCTGCAGGAAGTCATCGCCGATTACGAGGGCACGGTGCTGCTGGTCAGCCATGACCGCGACTTCCTGGACCGCACCGTCACCGCCATGCTGGCGGTCGAGGGCGAGGGCAAGGTGACGGAATATGCCGGCGGCTACCGCGATTACCTGGCCCAGCGCCCGGCCCCCGCTGACGAAGCGCCGAAAGCCGCGAAATCCGCAACCACGCCGAAGCAGGAGCGCCCGAAGGCGGCGGCGGTCAAGCTCGGCTATAAGGACCAGCGCGAACTGGACCAGCTTCCCGGCATGATCGACAAGCTGGGCACGGAGATCGCCAAGCTGGAGGAGAAGCTGGCCGATCCCGACCTGTTCCGCCGCGACCCGGACGGCTTCCAGAAGACCAGCGCCCTGCTGGAACGCGCGCAGGCGGCACTCGCCCGGTCGGAGGATCGCTGGCTGGAGCTGGAAGCCGCGCGCGAGGCGCTGGAGCAGACGAAGACCGCATGACGATGACCCTGCGCGATGTCGCCCTCATCATCATCGTCATGGCTGTCTGGGGTGCCAATTTCGGCGTCAGCAAGCTGGGCCTGCAGGAATTGCCGCCGCTGCTGCTAGTCGGGCTGCGCTTCGCGCTGACGGCGCTGTTCCTGGTGCCCTTCACAAGGCTGCCGCGCGACAAGATGCTGCCGGTGCTGATGCTCAGCGCGTCGCTGGGCTTCCTGCATTTCGCGCTGATGTTCACCGGGCTGCGCCAGGTGGACGCCAGCACCGCGGCCATCGCCGCGCAGATCCAGGTGCCGTTTTCCGCCCTGCTGGCCGCCATCTTCTTCAAGGACCGGCTGGGCTGGCGCCGGGCGCTGGGCATGGCGCTGGCGATCGCCGGCGTGGTGCTGCTGGCCGGCGAACCGCAGACCAGCAGCAACATCCTGTATCTCGGCATGATCCTCACCAGCTCGATGATCTGGGCGGTGGCGGCGATCCAGATGAAGCAGCTCGCCGATGTCGATGCGCTGACGCTGAACGGCTGGATGGCCTTGTTCGCGGCGCCGCAGCTGCTGATCGGCTCCTGGCTGCTGGAGGACGGGCAGCTGGAGGCCATTGCCGGCGCCGGCTGGAAAGGCTGGGGGGCGGTTGCCTATATGGCGGTCGTCGTCACCATTTTCGGGTATGGTATCTGGATGAAGATGCTCAGCCGCTATCAGGTGAACCAGGTCATGCCCTTCACGCTGCTGGCCCCGATGTTCGGCGTGGTGGCCGGAATCGTCATGCTGGGCGAAGGCCTGACCCTGCTGAAGCTGCTGGGCGGTGCCATCACCATCTGCGGTGTCGCCATCATCACCATCCGCCGGCCACAGCAGGCGCAGCCCGCGGGACCACGATCATGACGGCGCCCCGGTCGTGACCATCATCGACAGCCCTTCGCCGAATTTCGGGCCGCGCCGCGACGGCAGGCGGCCCGACCTGCTGGTGCTGCATTATACCGGCATGAAGAGCGCCGCCGAGGCGCTGGAGCGGATGCGCGACCCGGCCTCGGAGGTCAGCGCGCATTACATGATCGACGAGGACGGCACCTGCCACCGCCTGGTGGACGAGGCAATGCGCGCCTGGCATGCCGGCGCCGCCTGCTGGGCCGGGGAGCGCGACGTGAATTCCGCCGCCATCGGCATCGAGCTGGTCAATCCGGGGCACGAGCATGGCTATCGCGGCTTCCCCGATGCGCAGATCGCCGCCTTGCTGTCGATCTGTACC
This genomic stretch from Oceanibaculum nanhaiense harbors:
- a CDS encoding TerB family tellurite resistance protein, whose product is MSIWGKIIGGAAGFALGGPLGALLGALAGHAVDKIRAIDTVEPSPQRDEDGTRKIAFTIGVIVLGAKMAKVDGIVSEREIRAFKEVFRVPPDEIKNVARVFNLAKRDARGFEPYARQIAGLFEPGSPVLEELLASLFHIAKADGRLHDAEISYLKEVARIFGFDEFAFERIRAQHTGEASGDPYTVLGIAADVDDETVKKTYRDLMRENHPDRLMAQGLPQEFIEIANEKVSAINAAYDRIRKHRGMK
- a CDS encoding type II toxin-antitoxin system HicA family toxin yields the protein MNFRDFLRILEANGFELARQRGSHRTYRGMVNGETKIVVVACTREGDEVKQGTLGSMIRQSGLPKSLFR
- the guaB gene encoding IMP dehydrogenase produces the protein MQIRDALTFDDVLLEPAESRVMPTEVDTRTRLTRSIELGIPLISSAMDTVTEGRLAIAMAQAGGIGVIHRNLSIERQAEEVRRVKKFESGMVINPVTIDPDATLGEALGLMAQHHISGIPVVEQKTGKLAGILTNRDVRFARNTAQPVRELMTKDNLITVREGIEGEQAKELLHRHRIEKLLVVDDAYRCIGLITVKDMEKAQLYPTATKDGKGRLRAAAAVGTGDEALARAEALFDAEVDVLVVDTAHGHSLKVIEAVGKVRKLSNYTQVIAGNVATAEAARALIDAGADAVKVGIGPGSICTTRIVAGVGVPQLTAIMDTSAVCREAGVPVIADGGIKFSGDLAKAIAAGANVAMIGSLFAGTDESPGEVFLYNGRSYKSYRGMGSVGAMARGSADRYFQQEVKDTLKLVPEGIEGQVPYKGPLGAVVHQLVGGLKAAMGYTGSQTIEDLQANARFVKITNAGLRESHVHDVTITREAPNYRSEG
- a CDS encoding AAA family ATPase; translated protein: MLIVFGGLPGTGKTTLSRALADRLRAVYLRIDEAEQALRESGELSGEVQAAGYLAAMALARSNLEIGHTVIADCVNPVPESRDGWAAVARTAGAGLLQVEIICSDTAEHRRRVEGRAADIAGHRQPDWAAVQARDYRPWPEADVVIDTARLTPEAAIAGLVSLAVQDTAP
- a CDS encoding hydantoinase B/oxoprolinase family protein, encoding MAAQMIGAGEWQFWIDRGGTFTDIVARKPDGSLVTHKLLSENPESYADAALQGIRELLGRTSEEDIPAEQVEAVKMGTTVATNALLERKGERTALAITRGFRDALRIAYQNRPHLFTRKITLPELLYERVVEIDERLTAQGEVLTKLDLEAARTDLQAMFDSGIRSLAIVLLHGYRYTDHEAALEKVAKEIGFTQISVSHQVSPLMKLVGRGDTTVVDAYLSPILRRYVDRVAGELGDTRLMFMQSNGGLTDAFLFQGKDAILSGPAGGVVGCVKTAQMAGFDQVIGFDMGGTSTDVSHFNGEYERAFETMVAGVRMRAPMMRIHTVAAGGGSILFFDGSRFRVGPESAGANPGPACYRRGGPLTVTDANVMVGKLHPDFFPPVFGPKRDEKLDADVVRRKFTEMAAEIEKSMGVTRTPEEVAEGFLKIAVENMANAIKQISVQRGYDVTRYALNCFGGAGGQHACSVADALGMKTILIHPFAGVLSAYGMGLADLRVLKEKAVEAKLADDLIAGLASQLDVLAEEGVAEMQGQGVEDDHIKVLRKVHVRYDGSDTAQVVEFGSRQEIAERFVEAHKQLYGFSMEGKGMVVEALSVEVIGVTDSAEDPVLESGSGVLPAAKGNLPMYCGAERHDTPVYDRLDLLPGCIVDGPAIVTDANATTVVEPGWQAEVTTRDHMVLRRVKALPTRVAIGTQVDPVMLEVFNNLFMSIAEQMGVTLQNTAYSVNIKERLDFSCAIFDEEGNLIANAPHMPVHLGSMGESVRTVVRENPDIRPGDVYALNAPYNGGTHLPDVTVITPVFDEAGRKILFYVASRGHHADIGGTTPGSMPPDSVTVDQEGVMIDNFQLVDKGAFREKELVALLTGGKYPVRNVTQNVADLQAQIAANEKGVAELRKMVGHFGLDVVMAYMQHVQDNAEEQVRRVIGVLKDGSFAYEMDDGSVIKVTVSIDREKRSAKIDFTGTSPQQKTNFNAPSAVCKAAVLYVFRTLVDDDIPMNEGCLKPLEVIIPKGSMLNPNYPAAVVAGNVETSQCITDALYGALGVMAAAQGTMNNFTFGNETYQYYETICGGSGAGPDFDGCSAVHTHMTNSRLTDPEVLEWRFPVLVEDFRIREGSGGAGLHKGGDGVVRRIRFREAMTAAMLSGHRRIPPYGMAGGEEAKTGRNAVERTDGTVVELKHTDQIEMKPGDVFIIETPGGGGYGKKKA
- a CDS encoding N-acetylmuramoyl-L-alanine amidase, with translation MTIIDSPSPNFGPRRDGRRPDLLVLHYTGMKSAAEALERMRDPASEVSAHYMIDEDGTCHRLVDEAMRAWHAGAACWAGERDVNSAAIGIELVNPGHEHGYRGFPDAQIAALLSICTEIRVRHGILPHRIVGHSDVAPARKQDPGELFPWKYMAQQGFGLWPKPNQKAAPVTVMEAAFLLAEIGYDITDLPAALAAFQRRYRPSLIDGQLDRETAGLINGLAGMLPRQDALEAK
- a CDS encoding type II toxin-antitoxin system HicB family antitoxin, giving the protein MTRLLRCHAEQSGDGWEATCLDLDIAVQGDSFEDVYAALQDAVTLYLETVADLPEQDRRRLLNRPAPLPSRLRFLGYAIRNVLSDSLTGRTASAEFTLPMAA
- a CDS encoding DMT family transporter; protein product: MTMTLRDVALIIIVMAVWGANFGVSKLGLQELPPLLLVGLRFALTALFLVPFTRLPRDKMLPVLMLSASLGFLHFALMFTGLRQVDASTAAIAAQIQVPFSALLAAIFFKDRLGWRRALGMALAIAGVVLLAGEPQTSSNILYLGMILTSSMIWAVAAIQMKQLADVDALTLNGWMALFAAPQLLIGSWLLEDGQLEAIAGAGWKGWGAVAYMAVVVTIFGYGIWMKMLSRYQVNQVMPFTLLAPMFGVVAGIVMLGEGLTLLKLLGGAITICGVAIITIRRPQQAQPAGPRS
- a CDS encoding ATP-binding cassette domain-containing protein gives rise to the protein MASNPPIVALRGASLSFGGNPVFENADLPVAIGDRLCLVGRNGSGKSTLMKALAGLIDIDSGERFRQPGARIAYLQQEPNFTKGSTVGQYVAEGLPPVQDNAPRDHLIESVVRKLGLAPETPTERLSGGESRRAALARTLVSDPDVLLLDEPTNHLDLPTIEWLEQELAGFRGGILLVSHDRAFLTRLGQKTYWLERGDLRRTNQSFAHFEDWADKLLADEEMQAQKLNRRIAEETRWLREGLTARRKRNMGRVKALMVNRRERAERIRPSGRMTVSVETADGAGTAIIEANHISKSFPQPDGTEKLLVKDFSTRILRRDRIGLIGPNGAGKTTLLKMLIGATKPDSGRVKIGFGVEIAYFDQKREQLNPATSLWETLAPGGDTVFINGKPKHVATYLKEFLFQDRQFRSPVGSLSGGERNRLLLAKLFSQPHNFLVMDEPTNDLDMETLDLLQEVIADYEGTVLLVSHDRDFLDRTVTAMLAVEGEGKVTEYAGGYRDYLAQRPAPADEAPKAAKSATTPKQERPKAAAVKLGYKDQRELDQLPGMIDKLGTEIAKLEEKLADPDLFRRDPDGFQKTSALLERAQAALARSEDRWLELEAAREALEQTKTA
- a CDS encoding GNAT family N-acetyltransferase translates to MIVYRRLWPTDSTAYADHLARLTREQRYYRFGGFVDDGYLSNKTKSIDWLRCISFGCFVDGVLRGAVFVIRAHNGWMDEAELAITVESEFEGRGIGTQLMRRVVTLARNRGVRRVTLFCLSDNRRLMALSRKFDPKMRFDHGEAELTVDLGLPDQISYAQEAFGLMETTVGSFFEQLGAKAA